In Ruania zhangjianzhongii, the following proteins share a genomic window:
- a CDS encoding GntR family transcriptional regulator, with product MVALRPTRAPALGDQLAGVLRDQIVRRTLTAGTHLVEDTLAAEYDVSRGPVRDALRQLESQGLVESRRRGYFVVGLTQEDIDDLYELREAIELVAVAKAMERVTADQVKAGRAIVQEMTACADRSAAAEFADADMRFHALLYEMSGNRRLIDVWKSYEPVFASIIQLTVEEDVDLHPSAGDHGHLIDLLEGNDPEALRTELRDHLGGARARMARAVQALNEAADSGQAS from the coding sequence ATGGTTGCTCTCAGACCCACACGGGCACCGGCGCTGGGCGACCAGCTGGCCGGCGTGCTGCGGGACCAGATCGTGCGGCGCACTCTCACCGCAGGCACCCACCTCGTGGAGGACACGCTCGCGGCGGAGTACGACGTCTCCCGCGGGCCGGTCCGGGACGCGCTGCGCCAGCTGGAATCGCAGGGCCTGGTGGAGTCCCGCCGCCGCGGCTACTTCGTCGTCGGCCTCACCCAGGAGGACATCGACGACCTCTACGAGCTCCGGGAAGCCATCGAGCTGGTCGCCGTCGCGAAAGCGATGGAGCGGGTCACCGCCGACCAAGTCAAGGCCGGCCGCGCGATCGTGCAGGAGATGACCGCCTGTGCCGACCGGTCGGCGGCCGCAGAGTTCGCTGACGCCGACATGCGCTTCCACGCCCTGCTCTACGAGATGAGCGGCAACCGGCGGCTGATCGATGTGTGGAAGTCCTATGAGCCGGTCTTCGCCAGCATCATCCAGCTCACCGTGGAAGAGGATGTGGACCTGCACCCCTCCGCCGGTGACCACGGACACCTCATCGACCTCCTCGAGGGCAACGACCCGGAGGCTCTGCGCACCGAGCTGCGTGACCACCTCGGCGGCGCCCGCGCCCGGATGGCCCGAGCGGTCCAGGCCCTGAACGAGGCAGCGGACTCCGGCCAAGCCTCATGA
- a CDS encoding carbohydrate ABC transporter permease, with protein MTATAQHTPSTTDPRRSADRPRRRRYAGVGRAKSMLLFAVPALAIYAFAVVVPSLRGAYLAFTNWDGLSQTSDFIGFDNFVRIFTSESSLDALKMTLVFALAITVLQNGVGLILALGVNSGLKSQNFLRVLLFAPVVITPVVVAFLWKFMLTPNGAVNSVLAGIGLGDVAPSWLGDPFWAAASIVMMVVWQKAGYSMVIYVAGLQSIPQEINEAAVMDGAGTWRKFASITWPLLAPATAICVMLTVIGGLKMFTEVFVLTAGGPGGATETLSTLLYKSAFQFNEFGYGISLALVLALVVGFFSVAQQRLARRGQY; from the coding sequence ATGACAGCGACCGCCCAGCACACCCCAAGCACCACCGACCCGCGCCGATCGGCGGACCGCCCGCGCCGGCGCCGCTACGCCGGGGTGGGTCGCGCGAAGAGCATGCTGCTGTTCGCGGTCCCCGCCCTGGCCATCTACGCCTTCGCCGTCGTGGTTCCCTCGCTGCGTGGCGCCTACCTCGCGTTCACCAACTGGGACGGGTTGTCCCAGACCTCCGACTTCATCGGCTTCGACAACTTCGTCCGCATCTTCACCTCGGAGAGTTCGCTCGACGCACTGAAGATGACGCTGGTGTTCGCACTGGCGATCACCGTCCTGCAGAACGGCGTCGGGCTCATCCTGGCCCTCGGGGTGAACAGCGGCCTGAAGTCGCAGAACTTCCTCCGCGTGCTGCTGTTCGCACCGGTGGTGATCACCCCGGTCGTGGTCGCGTTCCTGTGGAAGTTCATGCTCACCCCGAACGGTGCCGTCAACTCCGTGCTCGCCGGCATCGGGCTCGGCGACGTCGCACCGAGCTGGCTCGGCGACCCGTTCTGGGCGGCGGCGTCGATCGTGATGATGGTGGTCTGGCAGAAGGCCGGCTACTCGATGGTCATCTACGTGGCCGGACTGCAGTCCATCCCGCAGGAGATCAACGAGGCCGCGGTGATGGACGGCGCCGGGACCTGGCGAAAGTTCGCGTCCATCACCTGGCCGCTGCTCGCTCCCGCCACCGCGATCTGCGTGATGCTCACCGTGATCGGCGGTCTGAAGATGTTCACCGAGGTCTTCGTGCTCACCGCCGGCGGCCCGGGCGGTGCCACCGAGACGCTGTCCACACTCCTGTACAAGTCGGCGTTCCAGTTCAACGAGTTCGGCTACGGCATCTCGCTGGCCCTGGTGCTCGCACTGGTCGTCGGCTTCTTCTCGGTCGCCCAGCAGCGGCTGGCCCGAAGGGGGCAGTACTGA
- a CDS encoding carbohydrate ABC transporter permease produces the protein MFRYTKSTFAREVVMFLVALLFIVPVYILVNMALRPAGDSSSPLVPPSDPTLANFAEAWQQAGLGSALLNSVIVTVVSVAGIVVVSALAAYPLSRVLSRLSSVLFWIVLAGMMIPFQVALIPLYQTMRDLGLLGTLPSLILFYIGSQVPFSVFLYTGFLRTLERDYEEAAAIDGAGPLRTFVAIVFPLLRPITGTVIILNAIEVWNDFLVPLLYLSGTPQQTITVALYAFVGQFVSNWPVVFAGLLISVVPVLLVYFLMQKQIIKGFAGGLKG, from the coding sequence ATGTTCCGTTACACGAAGAGCACCTTCGCCCGCGAGGTGGTGATGTTCCTCGTCGCCCTGCTGTTCATCGTCCCGGTGTACATCCTGGTGAACATGGCGTTGCGCCCGGCCGGGGACAGCTCCTCACCGCTGGTGCCGCCGAGTGATCCCACGCTGGCCAACTTCGCCGAAGCCTGGCAGCAGGCCGGGCTCGGCTCGGCACTGCTGAACTCCGTGATCGTGACCGTGGTCAGCGTGGCCGGGATCGTGGTGGTCTCCGCACTCGCTGCCTACCCGCTCTCCCGGGTGCTGTCCCGGCTGTCCAGCGTGCTGTTCTGGATCGTGCTCGCCGGGATGATGATCCCGTTCCAGGTGGCCCTCATCCCGCTGTACCAGACGATGCGCGACCTCGGCCTGCTCGGTACCCTGCCCTCCCTCATCCTGTTCTACATCGGTAGCCAGGTGCCGTTCTCGGTGTTCCTGTACACCGGCTTCCTGCGCACGCTGGAGCGGGACTATGAGGAGGCCGCCGCGATCGACGGCGCAGGACCGTTGCGTACGTTCGTCGCCATCGTCTTCCCGCTGCTTCGCCCGATCACCGGCACGGTGATCATCCTGAACGCGATCGAGGTCTGGAACGACTTCCTGGTGCCGCTGCTCTACCTCAGCGGCACCCCGCAGCAGACCATCACCGTGGCGCTGTACGCGTTCGTCGGGCAGTTCGTCTCGAACTGGCCGGTGGTCTTCGCCGGGCTGCTGATCAGCGTGGTGCCGGTACTGCTCGTCTACTTCCTGATGCAGAAGCAGATCATCAAGGGATTCGCCGGAGGACTCAAGGGATGA
- a CDS encoding alpha-L-rhamnosidase codes for MTALQPYALRVDGQDDPQGIVSAPTFSWRLRGEARGAEQTSYHLVVWLLMPTGEQVQVWDSGQATTAAPSAAYQGAPLQTSADYRWQLEVTDAAGVTASASASFGTGIVHPGEWEALWIGRDLNEQKTALPPQDTDISYTVNKLRPVRRFVRHLDLDQVPARAKVHASAKGNYRLYVNGHKVGTDELTPGWTEYRDRITYQSWDVTALLQPGRNSIAALLADGWYVGFIGTDRRHQAQHYGEEPELLVQLVSDAANGQRTVIGTDARWHQQQSDILYADQLMGQYEDSRLAQPDWHLPVTDVTGWSSAVVKDDDYSRLVPECDPGVRATRRLPALSVVRQARDRHIVDFGQNLVGRIRLVIRDQAEGTRIQLNHAEVLDDAGELYTANLRTAEPVDVFWTDGSAEQVFEPRFTMHGFRYAEVAGLTGELTPSDLEAVVLHNDFEMVGEFSSSSQDLNQLFSNISWGLRGNFVSIPTDCPQRDERLGWLADAQVFAPTALALADVGPLLRRWLRDVRSAQNDDGAFPDIAPHLIHLREGAPAWGDGGVTIPWAVYRTSGETAVLAEAADSMVAWVRHLERHNPDLIWRHQLGNNYGDWLQIGEETRKDVLATAYFAWSAELTARSLRVLGRDTEAEEIAALAARVRAAFRAEFLEADGTVAGDTQGGYLLVLAFDLCESADQRELVAQQLVRAVQRRDVSLTTGFVTVGLLCPVLAEIGREDLAFRLLHHDGYPSWLYSIRNGATTIWERWDGWTAEHGFQSARMNSFNHYSLGSVGQWFLTGILGIDQAPDSAGYRAAVLRPRFDPELDWAAGALETSRGRFESRWQRDGEELSWAVTIPPGDPAQTFIPGVTAAQVHEGGESATASAGITMLEESAAGTWWQLPPGRYDLRFPAEK; via the coding sequence ATGACTGCTCTCCAGCCCTACGCGCTGCGCGTAGACGGACAGGACGACCCGCAGGGCATCGTCAGCGCGCCGACCTTCTCCTGGCGGCTGCGCGGCGAGGCCCGCGGGGCCGAGCAGACCAGCTACCACCTGGTGGTCTGGCTGCTGATGCCTACGGGTGAGCAGGTGCAGGTCTGGGACTCCGGCCAGGCCACCACCGCAGCGCCGAGCGCGGCCTACCAGGGCGCGCCGCTGCAGACCTCCGCTGACTACCGCTGGCAGCTGGAGGTCACCGACGCCGCCGGTGTCACCGCCTCCGCGTCGGCGAGCTTCGGCACCGGGATCGTGCACCCGGGGGAGTGGGAAGCGCTCTGGATCGGCCGCGACCTGAACGAGCAGAAGACTGCACTGCCGCCGCAGGACACCGACATCAGCTACACGGTGAACAAGCTGCGCCCGGTGCGCCGGTTCGTGCGCCACCTCGATCTCGACCAGGTGCCCGCGCGGGCGAAGGTGCACGCCAGCGCCAAGGGCAACTACCGGCTCTACGTGAACGGCCACAAGGTCGGCACCGACGAGCTCACCCCCGGCTGGACCGAGTACCGGGACCGGATCACCTACCAGTCCTGGGACGTGACCGCACTGCTGCAGCCGGGCCGGAACAGCATCGCCGCGCTCCTCGCCGATGGCTGGTACGTGGGCTTCATCGGCACCGACCGCCGGCACCAGGCCCAGCACTACGGCGAGGAGCCCGAGCTGCTGGTGCAGCTGGTCAGCGATGCCGCGAACGGGCAGCGGACCGTGATCGGCACCGATGCGCGGTGGCACCAGCAGCAGAGCGACATCCTCTACGCGGACCAGCTGATGGGCCAGTACGAGGACTCCCGCCTGGCGCAACCCGACTGGCATCTCCCGGTCACGGACGTGACCGGCTGGAGCTCCGCCGTCGTGAAGGATGACGACTACAGCCGGCTGGTGCCGGAATGCGATCCCGGCGTGCGCGCGACCCGCCGGCTGCCGGCGCTGAGCGTGGTCCGCCAGGCCCGCGACCGGCACATCGTGGACTTCGGCCAGAACCTGGTGGGCCGCATCCGGCTGGTGATCCGCGACCAGGCGGAAGGCACTCGGATCCAGCTGAACCATGCCGAGGTCCTCGACGACGCCGGTGAGCTCTACACCGCGAATCTGCGCACCGCCGAGCCGGTGGACGTGTTCTGGACCGACGGCAGCGCGGAGCAGGTCTTCGAACCACGGTTCACCATGCACGGCTTCCGCTACGCCGAGGTGGCCGGCCTGACCGGCGAGCTGACGCCGTCGGACCTGGAAGCCGTGGTGCTGCACAACGACTTCGAGATGGTCGGTGAGTTCTCCTCCTCCAGCCAGGACCTGAACCAGCTGTTCAGCAACATCTCCTGGGGACTGCGCGGCAACTTCGTCTCTATCCCCACCGACTGCCCGCAACGGGACGAACGTCTCGGCTGGCTGGCCGATGCGCAGGTGTTCGCGCCGACCGCGCTCGCCCTGGCGGACGTAGGGCCGTTGCTGCGCCGTTGGCTGCGGGATGTGCGCAGTGCTCAGAACGACGACGGAGCCTTCCCGGACATCGCACCGCACCTCATTCATCTGCGTGAGGGGGCACCCGCGTGGGGAGATGGCGGAGTCACCATTCCGTGGGCCGTGTACCGCACGTCGGGCGAGACGGCGGTGCTGGCCGAGGCCGCCGATTCGATGGTCGCCTGGGTCCGGCACTTGGAGCGTCACAACCCGGACCTGATCTGGCGCCATCAGCTCGGGAACAACTACGGCGACTGGCTGCAGATCGGCGAAGAGACCCGCAAGGACGTGCTCGCCACCGCCTACTTCGCCTGGAGCGCGGAGCTGACCGCCCGTTCGCTGCGGGTTCTCGGCCGGGACACAGAGGCTGAGGAGATCGCCGCCCTGGCAGCCCGAGTGCGGGCGGCGTTCCGCGCCGAGTTCCTCGAGGCCGACGGGACCGTCGCCGGGGATACCCAGGGCGGCTACCTGCTGGTGCTGGCCTTCGACCTGTGCGAGTCCGCTGACCAACGAGAGCTGGTGGCGCAGCAGCTGGTCCGCGCGGTCCAGCGCCGCGATGTCAGCCTGACCACCGGGTTCGTCACCGTGGGCCTGCTCTGCCCGGTCCTGGCCGAGATCGGGCGCGAGGATCTGGCCTTCCGGCTGCTGCACCACGACGGGTACCCGTCCTGGCTGTACTCGATTCGTAACGGTGCCACCACGATCTGGGAGCGGTGGGACGGCTGGACCGCCGAGCACGGCTTCCAGTCCGCCCGGATGAACAGCTTCAACCACTACTCGCTCGGTTCCGTGGGCCAGTGGTTCCTCACCGGGATCCTCGGCATCGACCAGGCGCCGGACTCGGCCGGCTACCGCGCGGCGGTGCTGCGGCCGCGCTTCGACCCGGAGCTCGACTGGGCCGCGGGCGCCCTGGAGACCAGCCGTGGCCGGTTCGAGAGTCGCTGGCAGCGCGACGGCGAGGAGCTCAGCTGGGCGGTCACGATCCCGCCCGGCGACCCGGCACAGACCTTCATCCCTGGCGTGACCGCCGCACAGGTGCACGAAGGAGGTGAGAGCGCGACCGCCTCCGCGGGCATCACGATGCTCGAGGAGAGCGCGGCCGGAACATGGTGGCAGCTGCCACCGGGACGCTACGACCTCCGGTTCCCCGCTGAGAAGTAG
- a CDS encoding extracellular solute-binding protein, translating to MKLRTTGLVAGAAVTALALAACSSSEPTEANTEATDSLTIATTSNNQAPMEAVVEAYREETGLEINVTIADTSQYQSTLRTQLSSGTGPDVFTVWAGGGNPGAVEVLQEAGYLLDLSDQDWVSSIDPGTAETMQIDGSTYGLPSKLDAIGTIYNTATLDELGLEVPTTYTEMLGYCEDVREAGKVAFALGIQTDWVTQLVAYALTASSVYGDAPDFDAQLADGSATFAGSGWADALQKYLEMRDAGCFNEDPLGTDVTASYDLVNSGEAVGVVQVLASFAQIASTAPEGTEFGFFPLPGDDSGVNPIPRGIGVSFAVNATAQNQLNAVDFVDWLAGPEATEIWFQTAPGLPALTDAEVDLDPVMQAATDIIADGHTAPMPDQGWPNAKPQSALFIGVQQLFSDQASVEDVLGSMDEAFAN from the coding sequence ATGAAACTGCGTACCACCGGCCTTGTTGCCGGCGCCGCTGTCACCGCTCTGGCGCTGGCAGCCTGCTCCTCCTCGGAGCCGACCGAGGCGAACACCGAGGCGACCGACTCGCTCACCATCGCGACCACCTCGAACAACCAGGCACCGATGGAAGCGGTCGTCGAGGCCTACCGCGAGGAGACCGGTCTCGAAATCAACGTCACCATCGCGGACACCTCCCAGTACCAGTCCACGCTGCGCACCCAGCTCTCCAGCGGGACCGGCCCGGACGTCTTCACCGTGTGGGCCGGGGGCGGCAACCCCGGTGCCGTCGAGGTGCTCCAGGAGGCCGGCTACCTGCTCGACCTCTCCGACCAGGACTGGGTCTCCTCGATCGACCCCGGCACTGCGGAGACGATGCAGATCGACGGCAGCACCTACGGTCTGCCGTCCAAGCTCGACGCGATCGGCACCATCTACAACACCGCCACCCTGGACGAGCTCGGTCTCGAGGTGCCCACCACGTACACCGAGATGCTCGGCTACTGCGAGGACGTGCGCGAGGCCGGGAAGGTCGCCTTCGCACTCGGCATCCAGACCGACTGGGTCACCCAGCTGGTCGCCTACGCGCTGACCGCGTCCTCGGTCTACGGCGACGCCCCCGACTTCGACGCACAGCTCGCCGACGGTTCGGCCACGTTCGCCGGATCAGGCTGGGCCGACGCGCTGCAGAAGTACCTGGAGATGCGGGACGCCGGCTGCTTCAACGAGGACCCGCTCGGCACCGACGTCACCGCCTCCTACGACCTGGTGAACAGTGGCGAGGCCGTCGGCGTGGTGCAGGTGCTCGCCTCCTTCGCCCAGATCGCCTCCACCGCCCCGGAGGGCACCGAGTTCGGCTTCTTCCCGCTGCCCGGTGACGACAGCGGCGTGAACCCGATCCCGCGGGGGATCGGCGTGAGCTTCGCAGTGAACGCCACGGCGCAGAACCAGCTGAACGCGGTGGACTTCGTGGACTGGCTCGCCGGGCCGGAGGCCACCGAGATCTGGTTCCAGACCGCCCCCGGGCTGCCGGCGCTGACCGATGCCGAGGTGGACCTCGATCCGGTGATGCAGGCCGCGACCGACATCATCGCTGACGGGCACACCGCCCCGATGCCGGACCAAGGCTGGCCGAACGCCAAACCGCAGTCCGCCCTGTTCATCGGCGTCCAACAGCTGTTCTCCGACCAAGCGAGCGTGGAGGACGTGCTCGGCTCGATGGACGAAGCCTTCGCCAACTGA
- a CDS encoding dihydrodipicolinate synthase family protein — translation MRSHDIITAVPLAFQDSGALDLEGSRAILEYVAGSGVQGALVLGTTGEFPALSIEERNTVAALAVQTLADLRVIVHVGAASRFEVSQLIAGARAAGAREIAVLTPYYLPAPPEEVYDFFSAVVAEAAGLDVYVYMFEARTGIPVDEELIVRLAELPGVVGVKVSGESLDRISTYRSRLADDFAIYTGADGDFARAGQAGADGVISGVASVFAQPFIAMREALLAGDDEAIARVQQDIDEVVAAVDGSPARMRAVHRLAGRPVGGKRMPIPDPDAATVDRLSRAVSRHH, via the coding sequence ATGCGCTCGCACGACATCATCACCGCTGTCCCTCTGGCGTTCCAGGACTCTGGCGCGCTCGACCTGGAGGGCAGCCGCGCGATTCTCGAGTACGTCGCCGGCTCCGGGGTCCAGGGCGCGCTCGTCCTGGGTACCACCGGCGAGTTCCCGGCCCTGTCCATCGAGGAGCGGAACACTGTGGCCGCTCTGGCGGTGCAGACCCTCGCGGACCTGCGGGTGATCGTGCACGTGGGTGCCGCCAGCCGGTTCGAGGTGTCCCAGCTGATCGCTGGTGCGCGGGCAGCCGGTGCCCGGGAGATCGCCGTACTGACGCCGTACTACCTGCCGGCTCCGCCCGAAGAGGTCTACGACTTCTTCTCTGCCGTGGTGGCCGAGGCCGCCGGCCTGGACGTGTATGTGTACATGTTCGAAGCGCGCACCGGTATCCCGGTGGACGAAGAGCTGATCGTCCGGCTCGCCGAGCTGCCCGGAGTGGTGGGGGTGAAGGTCAGTGGTGAATCGCTGGACCGGATCAGCACCTACCGGTCCCGACTCGCTGACGACTTCGCGATCTACACCGGTGCGGACGGCGACTTCGCCCGCGCCGGCCAGGCCGGGGCCGACGGGGTGATCTCCGGCGTCGCCTCGGTGTTCGCCCAGCCGTTCATCGCGATGCGCGAGGCCCTGCTCGCCGGCGATGACGAGGCGATCGCGCGGGTCCAGCAGGACATCGACGAGGTGGTGGCCGCCGTGGACGGTTCGCCGGCCCGGATGCGCGCCGTGCACCGGCTCGCCGGCCGGCCGGTCGGAGGCAAGCGGATGCCGATCCCGGACCCGGACGCGGCCACCGTGGACCGCCTCAGCCGCGCGGTGTCCCGGCACCACTGA